A genome region from Sphingobium sp. CR2-8 includes the following:
- the cysK gene encoding cysteine synthase A, giving the protein MKAATILETIGNTPHIRIKRLFGDAEVWIKSERSNPGGSIKDRIALAMIEAAEASGELQPGGTIIEPTSGNTGVGLAMVAAVKGYKLVLVMPESMSIERRRLMLAYGASFDLTPREKGMKGAIERALELVSQTPGSWMPQQFENPANIDVHVRTTAQEILADFADTPIDALITGVGTGGHITGVAEVLKKQWPHLKVYAVEPTLSPVISGGQPGPHPIQGIGAGFIPANLHTQLLDGVIQVDPADAKDYARKAATQEGMLVGISSGGTLAAIAQKLKDLPAGSRVLGFNYDTGERYLSVPDFLPE; this is encoded by the coding sequence ATGAAAGCTGCCACGATATTGGAAACCATCGGCAATACGCCGCACATCCGCATCAAGCGGCTGTTCGGTGATGCGGAAGTGTGGATCAAGTCGGAACGGTCGAACCCCGGCGGGTCGATCAAGGACCGTATCGCGCTGGCGATGATCGAGGCGGCCGAGGCCAGCGGCGAATTACAGCCCGGCGGCACCATCATCGAACCGACGTCGGGCAATACCGGCGTCGGCCTGGCCATGGTCGCGGCGGTCAAGGGCTATAAGCTGGTGCTGGTCATGCCCGAAAGCATGTCGATCGAGCGCCGCCGGTTGATGCTGGCCTATGGCGCGAGCTTCGACCTGACCCCGCGCGAGAAGGGCATGAAGGGCGCGATCGAGCGCGCGCTGGAGCTGGTGAGCCAGACGCCGGGCAGCTGGATGCCGCAGCAGTTCGAGAACCCGGCCAATATCGACGTGCATGTCCGCACCACCGCGCAGGAAATCCTGGCCGATTTCGCCGACACGCCGATCGATGCGCTGATTACGGGCGTGGGAACCGGCGGACATATCACCGGTGTCGCCGAGGTGCTGAAGAAGCAGTGGCCCCATCTGAAGGTCTATGCGGTCGAGCCGACCCTGTCGCCGGTCATCAGCGGCGGCCAACCTGGCCCGCACCCGATCCAGGGCATCGGTGCTGGCTTCATCCCGGCGAACCTGCATACCCAGTTGCTGGACGGCGTGATCCAGGTCGATCCGGCCGACGCGAAGGACTATGCCCGCAAGGCTGCGACGCAGGAAGGGATGCTGGTCGGCATCTCGTCCGGCGGCACATTGGCGGCGATCGCGCAGAAGCTGAAAGACCTGCCCGCAGGCAGCCGGGTGCTGGGCTTCAACTATGATACGGGCGAACGCTATCTTTCGGTGCCGGACTTCCTGCCGGAATAA
- a CDS encoding MFS transporter produces MTLAASPRHPLHFANFRAYLVGRLCAVLAQYSMMIVLAWQAYNIARETMTTGAASAQLGLIGLAQFLPLFFLTPVTGWVADHYDRRVITRLTLTLLTIAAGLLAFATYEGWVSLPLIFGIAVIVGIARAFNGPAYGALAPNLVPPAVLPNAIAISSVVWQAGMIAGPAVGGYAFAATPWGAYALAAILYAVALGAMLMIGPVPQPPRDTTRHPIRQMIDGFTYVKGNRLVLATITLDLFAVLLAGATALLPVYARDILHVGARGLGHLAAAPGIGAGLTALWFSFRPMKTEVGLKMLGSVILFGLATIAFGCTAFLPRDIAIEAGIASLVVLGGADMVSVFVRQSLVQLHTPDAMRGRVSSLSQLTISASNELGEAESGFLAALVGPVAAVIGGGVGAIVITLFWARLFPELRLARSFDPPDIGRDENKLVGDPV; encoded by the coding sequence GCCAATTTCAGGGCCTATCTGGTCGGGCGTCTTTGCGCCGTGCTGGCGCAGTATAGCATGATGATCGTGCTGGCATGGCAGGCCTATAATATCGCGCGCGAAACGATGACGACCGGGGCTGCGTCGGCGCAGCTTGGCCTGATCGGGCTGGCGCAGTTTCTGCCCCTGTTTTTCCTGACGCCCGTCACCGGATGGGTGGCGGACCATTATGACCGGCGGGTCATCACCCGGCTGACGCTGACGCTGCTGACGATCGCGGCGGGACTGCTCGCCTTCGCAACCTATGAAGGCTGGGTCAGCCTGCCGCTGATATTCGGCATCGCGGTGATCGTGGGGATCGCGCGGGCGTTCAACGGCCCGGCCTATGGCGCGCTCGCCCCCAATCTGGTGCCGCCCGCCGTGCTGCCCAACGCGATCGCCATATCGTCGGTCGTGTGGCAGGCGGGCATGATCGCCGGGCCGGCGGTGGGCGGCTATGCCTTTGCCGCGACGCCATGGGGCGCCTATGCGCTGGCCGCGATCCTCTATGCCGTCGCGCTGGGCGCGATGCTGATGATCGGGCCGGTGCCGCAGCCGCCGCGCGACACGACCCGCCATCCCATCCGCCAGATGATCGACGGTTTCACCTATGTGAAGGGCAACCGGCTGGTGCTGGCGACGATCACGCTGGACCTGTTCGCGGTGCTGCTGGCGGGCGCGACGGCTCTGCTGCCCGTCTATGCGCGCGACATTTTGCATGTGGGCGCGCGGGGGTTGGGCCATCTGGCCGCCGCGCCGGGGATCGGGGCTGGTCTGACGGCGCTGTGGTTCTCCTTCCGCCCGATGAAGACCGAGGTGGGGTTGAAGATGCTGGGGTCGGTGATCCTCTTTGGCCTGGCCACCATCGCCTTTGGCTGCACGGCCTTCCTACCGCGCGACATCGCGATCGAGGCGGGCATCGCGTCGCTGGTGGTCCTGGGCGGCGCGGACATGGTGTCCGTGTTCGTGCGCCAGTCGCTGGTCCAGTTGCATACGCCCGACGCGATGCGCGGGCGCGTGTCGAGCCTGTCGCAACTGACCATATCCGCCTCCAACGAACTGGGCGAGGCCGAAAGCGGTTTCCTGGCCGCGCTGGTCGGGCCGGTCGCCGCCGTGATCGGCGGTGGCGTGGGCGCGATCGTCATCACGCTCTTTTGGGCGCGACTCTTTCCTGAATTGCGCCTTGCACGAAGCTTTGATCCACCCGACATCGGGCGAGACGAGAATAAACTGGTTGGCGATCCGGTTTGA